From one Cyanobacteriota bacterium genomic stretch:
- a CDS encoding flagellar hook-basal body protein — translation MLRGIYTSATGMEAQKDMQELIADNLANANTSGFKAVRHIYKSFADHPIVNSATGQEMGEISHGIEPFSTSYDFAQGPLRQTGNPLDVAIQGEGFFAIQDADGVVSYTRNGHFSLDKDGYIVTQAGDFLLDQGFAPVYLGFQGVRDLVVLRNGNMVVNGDYVARLNTFEFPDDAKIMRLAGDKYTADKALTGMNSSFNSTLAQGFIENSNVSPVKTSAEMVQVMRTYESNQRAMKAQVDTLQMLMQLGENI, via the coding sequence ATGCTTCGTGGTATTTATACATCAGCAACTGGGATGGAAGCCCAGAAAGATATGCAAGAATTAATTGCAGATAATTTAGCGAATGCTAATACCAGTGGTTTTAAAGCAGTACGTCATATTTACAAAAGTTTTGCAGATCATCCTATTGTTAATTCTGCAACAGGTCAAGAGATGGGAGAGATTTCTCACGGCATAGAACCATTTTCTACTAGTTATGACTTCGCTCAAGGTCCACTGAGACAAACTGGCAATCCTCTTGATGTTGCTATTCAAGGTGAGGGTTTTTTTGCGATACAAGACGCTGATGGAGTGGTTTCTTATACTCGCAATGGACATTTTAGTTTGGATAAGGATGGTTACATTGTTACTCAAGCGGGTGATTTTCTTTTGGATCAAGGATTTGCTCCGGTTTATCTTGGCTTTCAAGGAGTGCGTGATCTTGTTGTTTTGCGTAACGGTAATATGGTTGTTAATGGTGACTATGTTGCAAGACTTAATACTTTTGAGTTTCCAGATGATGCAAAAATCATGCGACTGGCAGGTGATAAATATACTGCTGACAAAGCTCTTACAGGAATGAACAGTTCGTTTAATAGTACTCTAGCTCAGGGTTTCATTGAAAATTCTAATGTGAGTCCAGTAAAAACATCCGCCGAGATGGTTCAAGTAATGAGAACTTATGAATCGAATCAAAGAGCGATGAAAGCACAGGTTGATACTTTGCAGATGTTGATGCAGCTTGGTGAGAATATATAA
- a CDS encoding ABC transporter permease, with protein MSLRFAPIYFITILAAVTLAYALGFNIVPYQFDQVDPGAILQAPGLEHCFGTDFLGRDILVRLIHGAQMSLSIALLTGLMALLIGTSLGTIAGYLGGFVEELIMKLIDFIYSLPDLLVLSIIALFFSQSSSGIILGLAFISWMDLARLVRSEVKQIKAEEFIEATRTLGLNHWQIISKHILPNAVGSIIVALSFTLPRAILAESTLSFIGLGLSPPNTSWGTLAGDGWQYLRTDPHLIFFPALMIFLTVYSFNYFGDRLQESFNPNKFGEHLLNSSLQIKTNHNLSKLQQ; from the coding sequence GTGTCCCTTCGCTTTGCACCAATCTATTTCATCACTATCTTGGCAGCTGTCACTCTTGCTTATGCTTTAGGTTTTAATATCGTACCTTATCAATTTGATCAAGTAGATCCTGGCGCTATTTTGCAGGCACCCGGTCTTGAGCATTGCTTTGGCACAGATTTTTTGGGAAGAGATATTTTGGTGCGTTTGATTCATGGTGCTCAAATGAGTTTGTCAATTGCCTTACTGACAGGCTTGATGGCTTTATTGATTGGCACGAGTTTGGGCACCATCGCTGGTTACTTGGGTGGCTTCGTTGAAGAGCTGATCATGAAGTTGATTGATTTTATTTATTCATTGCCGGATTTATTGGTGCTCAGTATCATTGCTTTGTTTTTTTCTCAATCAAGTTCGGGAATAATTTTGGGTTTGGCTTTTATTAGTTGGATGGATTTGGCTCGCTTGGTTAGATCTGAAGTCAAACAAATTAAGGCTGAAGAATTTATAGAAGCGACGCGTACACTGGGTTTGAACCATTGGCAAATTATCAGCAAACATATTTTGCCAAATGCAGTTGGTTCTATTATTGTTGCACTGAGTTTTACTTTACCGCGTGCGATCTTAGCTGAGAGTACTTTGAGTTTTATTGGACTTGGGCTTTCACCACCAAACACTAGCTGGGGCACACTTGCTGGAGATGGCTGGCAATATCTTAGAACTGATCCACATTTAATTTTCTTTCCAGCCTTGATGATATTTTTGACTGTTTATAGTTTTAATTATTTTGGTGATCGTTTACAGGAGTCATTTAATCCCAACAAGTTTGGTGAGCACTTGTTAAATTCATCATTGCAAATTAAAACAAATCACAATCTGTCAAAGCTACAACAATAA
- a CDS encoding type II secretion system protein, which produces MSNKLTSIRHSRRDDSGLTLVELMVVVVIIGILATIAIPNLMEAQDKAKNTTVVAAAHALVSNIQISAVDTGGLIPESGYEIDELGSTRKLLNPFTKEQVDLIDGIVDPDQDFPGTLGYEPNVTLVRPFRSGIDTEPEVEPMIGGFVVTGLGIVRGEPAIVVALDNG; this is translated from the coding sequence ATGAGTAATAAATTAACTAGTATTAGACATAGCAGACGTGACGACTCCGGTTTAACACTTGTTGAGTTGATGGTTGTTGTTGTGATTATTGGTATTCTTGCCACGATTGCAATTCCCAACTTAATGGAAGCGCAGGATAAAGCGAAGAACACTACAGTTGTTGCTGCAGCACATGCACTAGTTTCCAATATTCAAATATCCGCAGTTGATACTGGTGGATTGATTCCTGAATCTGGTTATGAAATTGATGAACTTGGTTCAACTCGCAAATTACTCAATCCTTTTACTAAAGAACAAGTTGATCTTATCGACGGAATCGTTGATCCAGATCAAGACTTTCCTGGCACACTTGGTTATGAACCAAACGTAACTCTTGTAAGACCTTTCAGAAGCGGTATTGATACCGAGCCTGAAGTAGAACCAATGATCGGTGGTTTTGTTGTGACTGGGTTGGGAATCGTTCGTGGTGAGCCAGCGATTGTAGTTGCCCTTGACAACGGCTAA
- a CDS encoding flavin reductase family protein codes for MDKAALAPALGKLVSGLYIISLKHKDKEAGFLASWVQQAGFEPPMISIAFNKERKAHFDLLTGGGKLVVNIMGKENGKTMSRFFKPAPETGSIFDELETFTGETGVPILKDSVGYLEAEYFTEMETGDHLIVLAKVLGGALNSTEIEPSVHIRPDGFKY; via the coding sequence ATGGACAAAGCAGCACTCGCACCAGCATTAGGTAAATTAGTCTCAGGACTTTATATCATTAGCCTCAAACATAAAGACAAAGAAGCTGGTTTCCTAGCTAGTTGGGTTCAACAAGCTGGCTTCGAGCCACCTATGATAAGTATCGCTTTTAACAAAGAACGCAAGGCTCACTTTGACCTACTCACCGGTGGTGGCAAACTCGTCGTCAATATTATGGGCAAAGAAAACGGCAAAACCATGTCTCGATTTTTTAAACCAGCTCCAGAAACAGGAAGCATCTTTGATGAGCTAGAAACTTTTACTGGAGAAACCGGTGTGCCAATACTCAAAGACTCTGTTGGCTACCTGGAAGCAGAATATTTTACAGAAATGGAAACTGGTGATCACTTGATCGTACTAGCCAAAGTACTTGGCGGCGCGCTCAATAGTACTGAGATTGAACCGAGTGTGCATATTAGACCAGATGGTTTTAAGTATTAA